The genomic region TGCGCGACAGAGTGGTTGGCCGTGGAGAAAGGATCGACCTCGCGCTTGGTTGCGCCATGTGTGCCTACTGCGAAGGGAAAGGAGGAGAAGAGAGACGTGCCATACTTGGAGATGGGCATATTTGGACTTTGACCTAAGCTGACCACCATATCCTGTAGGACAGCCGATGGGGGGGTGAGAGTGCTAGGCTCCGCGCTTTCTAGGGAGTAGGATGACATTGAGTACGGGTGTAGTCACGCGGCCGCCGCTGGAACGGTTCTGGATCATTCATCGGAGCCTGCGCGCGGGTCGAACGGAGGACGGCGAACGGCCGAGCTGCACCTCGCTGGCGCGCCTCCTCGAGGTCTCCACGAAAACGGTCCAGCGGGACATCGATTTCATGCGGGACCGCCTCAAGGCGCCCATCGAATACCACCGCGAGTCGAAATCATGGCGGTACATGCGCGATGACTACGCGTTTGCACTGAACAGCCTATCTGAAGAAGACCTCTTCGCCCTCATCTATGGGTGCCAGGTCCTCCAGAAAATCGGCGTGGGCGCTCTGGGTGACGAACTGCTGGCGCTGGCGAGGGAGACCAATCCTTCGAATCCGTCGGGAGAATCGTCCCTTGTGTCTTTCTCCGATGAACCGGGCGTCATCCTCGATCCGGGCATCCTGCGCCCGGTCATCCAAGGCCTGCTCAGGCGAAGGCGGTTGGACATCACATACTTCACCATCTACCGGGAGGCCGTCACCCGGCGCCAGGTGGATCCCTACCACCTCGGGAGATACATGGGGCGCTGGTTCCTGATCGGGTACGACCACTTCCGGAAGGGCAGGCGCGTCTTCGCCGTCGCCCAGATCAAACAAGTGCGCGTTCTGCGGCAGACCTTCACGGTGCCTCCGGAATTCAACCCGAGAAAATACATCGGGGAGGATGGATTCAGCTTCGAGCGGCTGAGCGGCCCGGTGAAGGTGGAGCTGGCGTTCGAGAGGCAGGCCGGACTCGTAGCCCGTGAACTCATCTGGCACAAGACCCAGCGGTTCGAGGAAGGCGCCGACGGCCGCATCCATCTTATTTTCGAGACGAAAAACCTCCAGCAGGTGCTCCGATGGGTTCTGGCCCGAGGCGCGGACGTGGAGGTTGTGACCCCCGCGGAACTCCGGCGTGAAGCGTACAAGGTCTTGTCCAAGGCCGCAGGCTTCTACGCAGGCGACAACAACAATGGGGTCAAGTCTTGAATTGGCATTGGTTGGGGGGCTGGACGGATGGCACGACCCCTTCGAACTCAGTTCCCCGGGGCCGATCACCATGTCATGAACCGGGGACTCGATCGCGCGCCTGTCTTCGAGACCCACGCCGATCATCAGCGATTCACCGAGCTTTTTCAGGACATTTCTCAACGTTGGGGCGCGCGCATTCTCGCCTACTGTTGCATGACCACTCATTACCATCTCTTTCTACAACCCCCCGGCGGCAACCTTTCCCGCTTCATGCGCCATGTCGATGGAGTCTACACCCAACGACTCAACCGCAACCGGGGCCGCGACGGTCCCCTTTTTCGAGGGCGATACAAGGCTGTCCTGGTCGATGTCGATTCACACCTCCTTCAACTCGTCCGGTACATCCACCTCAACCCGGTCGAG from Nitrospirota bacterium harbors:
- a CDS encoding WYL domain-containing protein; its protein translation is MSTGVVTRPPLERFWIIHRSLRAGRTEDGERPSCTSLARLLEVSTKTVQRDIDFMRDRLKAPIEYHRESKSWRYMRDDYAFALNSLSEEDLFALIYGCQVLQKIGVGALGDELLALARETNPSNPSGESSLVSFSDEPGVILDPGILRPVIQGLLRRRRLDITYFTIYREAVTRRQVDPYHLGRYMGRWFLIGYDHFRKGRRVFAVAQIKQVRVLRQTFTVPPEFNPRKYIGEDGFSFERLSGPVKVELAFERQAGLVARELIWHKTQRFEEGADGRIHLIFETKNLQQVLRWVLARGADVEVVTPAELRREAYKVLSKAAGFYAGDNNNGVKS